A genomic window from Bradyrhizobium lupini includes:
- a CDS encoding cytochrome c oxidase subunit 3: MTDATALLREPWERFERQQRAGKFGIWIFLASETLFFGALMLTYAVCRVEHPDAFAAAGRATNIWFGTINTAILLTSSLTIAVASQAAAQSERSRTLVLTCLGLTAALGFAFIVVKGFEYKEDIDKHLVPGAGFALSEAAAQLFYGLYWLVTGVHAIHLTIGIVLVVRLIVLGATRRIRLRENPEIEVTALYWHLVDIVWIFLYPLIYLPGRAS; encoded by the coding sequence ATGACCGACGCAACCGCACTGCTTCGAGAACCGTGGGAGCGCTTCGAGCGCCAGCAACGAGCGGGAAAGTTCGGGATCTGGATCTTTCTTGCAAGCGAGACCCTGTTCTTCGGAGCACTTATGCTCACCTATGCCGTCTGCCGGGTCGAGCACCCGGACGCATTTGCGGCAGCTGGTCGCGCCACAAACATCTGGTTCGGCACGATCAACACCGCCATCCTGCTTACGAGCAGTCTCACCATTGCGGTCGCCTCCCAAGCTGCGGCCCAGAGCGAACGCTCCCGCACTCTCGTCCTCACCTGCCTAGGCCTGACTGCGGCGCTCGGATTCGCGTTCATCGTCGTGAAGGGCTTCGAATACAAGGAGGATATCGACAAACATCTGGTCCCCGGAGCCGGCTTTGCACTGTCAGAGGCGGCTGCGCAGCTTTTCTATGGTCTGTATTGGCTGGTTACCGGGGTACATGCGATCCATCTCACGATCGGCATCGTGCTTGTCGTCAGGCTGATCGTGCTTGGAGCAACCAGGCGAATTCGCCTGCGCGAGAATCCCGAAATAGAAGTCACCGCGCTCTATTGGCATCTCGTCGATATCGTCTGGATCTTTCTGTATCCGCTCATTTATTTGCCAGGGAGAGCCTCATGA
- a CDS encoding cbb3-type cytochrome c oxidase subunit I, translating to MSDVVLAGELPFPPRPDYLRAGSTLASWLTTTDHKRIAILYALTITVFFFMGGAAITAVRLELFVPNGWFLSSDTYNRLFSFHGIIMVWFFLVPSIPNTFGNFLIPLMIGAPDVAFPRLNLFSWYLTLVGGVFAVYTLIAGGVDTGWTFYTPFSTMFSNTHVLTAAAAVFVVGFASIATGVNFIATTHMLRAPGMTWFRLPLFVWSIYATSIVMVLSTPVLAISLMLVVAERWLGLPIFDPARGGDPILFQHLFWFYSHPAVYIMVLPAMGVVSEIIPCFARRRLFGYDFMVYAIIAIAGIGFFVWGHHMFVSGQSPYASLIFSFLSFVIAVPSAIKVFNWTASLYRGQISFNSPMLYALGFVGLFTTGGLSGLFLASIPVDVHVTDTYFVVAHFHYIMVGGSVSAFFGALHFWWPKITGKMYPESWAQFAAITMYFGFNMTFLPQFFAGYLGMPRRYHTYPAEFQVYNVMSSAGAAVLAAAYLLPLMYLTWSLLHGKRAPNNPWGATGLEWTTTSPPPPNNFDIQPLVDRGPYQYHAERESAGTDAPEVQNARSLR from the coding sequence ATGAGTGACGTGGTGCTCGCGGGCGAACTGCCGTTTCCGCCGCGTCCGGACTATCTGCGAGCGGGGAGCACGCTCGCATCTTGGCTCACCACCACCGATCACAAGCGCATCGCCATACTCTATGCGCTCACGATCACGGTCTTCTTCTTCATGGGCGGCGCAGCGATCACGGCGGTCCGCCTCGAGCTGTTCGTGCCGAACGGCTGGTTTCTGAGCTCCGATACCTACAATCGGCTGTTCTCGTTCCACGGCATCATCATGGTCTGGTTCTTCCTGGTGCCGTCGATCCCGAACACGTTCGGCAACTTCCTGATACCGCTGATGATCGGAGCGCCCGATGTGGCCTTTCCGCGCCTCAACCTGTTCAGCTGGTACCTGACGCTGGTCGGCGGGGTGTTCGCGGTCTACACCCTGATAGCGGGAGGCGTCGATACTGGTTGGACCTTCTACACCCCGTTCTCGACGATGTTCTCCAACACGCACGTCCTCACGGCCGCTGCCGCCGTGTTCGTCGTGGGTTTCGCCAGCATCGCAACCGGGGTGAATTTCATCGCGACAACGCACATGTTGCGCGCGCCGGGAATGACCTGGTTCAGACTGCCGCTGTTCGTCTGGTCGATCTACGCCACCTCGATCGTCATGGTGCTCTCGACTCCCGTGCTCGCGATCTCGTTGATGCTGGTCGTCGCAGAGCGCTGGTTGGGGCTGCCGATCTTCGATCCGGCACGCGGCGGCGATCCCATTCTCTTCCAGCACCTGTTCTGGTTCTACTCGCATCCCGCGGTCTACATCATGGTCCTCCCGGCCATGGGAGTGGTTTCCGAGATCATTCCTTGCTTCGCCCGACGCCGCCTCTTCGGATACGACTTCATGGTCTATGCCATCATTGCCATCGCGGGGATCGGCTTCTTCGTTTGGGGACACCACATGTTCGTGTCCGGACAATCGCCCTATGCGAGCCTCATCTTCTCGTTCCTTTCCTTCGTCATCGCCGTACCTTCGGCAATCAAGGTCTTCAATTGGACCGCATCGCTCTACCGAGGACAGATCAGCTTCAACTCGCCAATGCTCTATGCCCTCGGGTTCGTTGGATTGTTCACGACCGGCGGGTTGTCGGGGCTGTTTTTGGCGTCGATCCCGGTCGACGTGCACGTAACCGACACCTACTTCGTCGTAGCGCATTTCCACTACATCATGGTCGGCGGTTCGGTGTCCGCCTTCTTCGGTGCGCTGCACTTCTGGTGGCCAAAGATCACGGGGAAAATGTACCCGGAGTCCTGGGCGCAGTTTGCCGCCATCACGATGTATTTCGGCTTCAACATGACTTTCCTGCCGCAATTTTTCGCCGGGTACCTCGGAATGCCGCGGCGCTATCACACCTACCCGGCAGAGTTTCAAGTCTACAACGTCATGTCATCCGCTGGCGCGGCCGTTTTGGCCGCCGCTTATCTGCTTCCGCTGATGTACCTGACCTGGTCCCTTCTTCACGGCAAACGCGCGCCGAACAATCCTTGGGGCGCTACCGGGCTGGAGTGGACGACGACGTCGCCGCCGCCGCCGAACAACTTCGATATCCAGCCGCTTGTGGATCGTGGCCCTTACCAGTATCACGCCGAACGCGAGTCGGCCGGGACCGATGCCCCCGAAGTTCAGAACGCCAGGTCGCTACGATGA
- a CDS encoding DUF1254 domain-containing protein: protein MLDPRTSAKVLTVSDLNTQGGPGPDRGKRGKYLIVPAGHKGALPKDKKDAGEYFIARSPSNVNWLILRWGPSPVSFAVLGLRTTRRPFRGS from the coding sequence CTGCTAGATCCAAGGACGAGTGCGAAAGTCTTAACTGTTTCCGATCTGAATACGCAGGGCGGCCCTGGTCCCGACCGCGGGAAGCGGGGCAAGTACCTGATCGTGCCCGCCGGCCACAAGGGTGCATTGCCGAAGGACAAGAAGGACGCCGGTGAATATTTCATCGCGCGATCTCCTTCCAACGTGAACTGGCTGATCCTTCGATGGGGCCCATCGCCCGTCTCCTTCGCGGTCTTGGGTTTACGGACGACCAGGCGACCATTCAGAGGCAGCTGA
- a CDS encoding SDR family oxidoreductase: protein MDEAASAPIAISRDHPASRYPLVLKGQPALVTGANSGIGKAVALGLAASGADVVVNYVVDPAAAEEVAHSVETSGGRAIAIRADVSDEEQVRSMFAQAIEHFGTLHILVNNAGLQRDAAFHELTLEQWNKVIGVNLTGQFLCAREAVREFMRRGVVSEVSVAAGKLVFMSSVHQEIPWAGHVNYASSKGGVMQLMRSVAQEVAPLAIRANGVAPGAIRTPINRPAWETAEALGGLMSLVPYKRIGEPHDVAQAVAWLASDAADYVTGATLFVDGGMSLYPGFASGG, encoded by the coding sequence ATGGATGAAGCAGCTTCCGCGCCTATAGCAATCAGCCGTGACCATCCGGCCAGCCGCTACCCCCTCGTGCTCAAAGGCCAGCCGGCGCTGGTCACCGGAGCGAATTCCGGGATCGGAAAAGCGGTCGCCCTCGGATTAGCAGCAAGCGGCGCCGACGTCGTGGTCAACTACGTGGTCGATCCGGCAGCGGCGGAGGAGGTCGCCCACTCCGTCGAGACTTCCGGCGGCCGGGCGATCGCGATCAGGGCGGACGTCAGCGATGAAGAGCAGGTCAGGTCGATGTTCGCACAGGCCATCGAGCATTTCGGAACGTTACACATCCTGGTGAACAACGCGGGACTGCAGCGCGATGCTGCTTTCCATGAACTGACGCTCGAGCAATGGAACAAGGTGATCGGCGTGAACCTCACCGGCCAATTCCTGTGCGCGCGGGAGGCTGTCCGGGAGTTCATGAGGCGCGGGGTAGTCAGCGAGGTCTCGGTCGCCGCAGGCAAGCTCGTCTTCATGAGCTCGGTGCACCAGGAGATACCATGGGCGGGTCACGTCAACTATGCTTCTTCGAAGGGGGGCGTGATGCAATTGATGCGGAGTGTCGCCCAGGAAGTCGCCCCCTTGGCAATTCGCGCCAATGGCGTGGCTCCAGGCGCCATTCGAACGCCCATCAATCGCCCCGCCTGGGAGACCGCGGAGGCTCTCGGGGGGCTGATGTCGTTGGTGCCGTACAAGCGGATCGGAGAACCACATGACGTCGCGCAGGCGGTGGCATGGCTCGCTTCGGACGCAGCAGACTATGTGACTGGCGCCACCCTATTCGTCGACGGAGGAATGAGCCTCTACCCGGGATTCGCAAGCGGCGGCTGA
- a CDS encoding catalase family peroxidase: protein MMNRNFVAALVTFGLALPAVTRAEDAPVEEQIVNQMNKVFGVHAGFRANHAKGVVAEGKFKASPEAAGLSKAVHFGGTDIPVTVRFSDSTGVPNLPDGSDDANPHGISVKFHLPDGSDTDIVINSLKFFPVATSEAFRDLLVAIAQSPPDAAKPTKFEQFVASHPTVPAAFATVATPNSFANEAYFGINAFVFVNKGGQRQAVRYQMIPEKLVHLDKAEAAKMTPDFLMEELPSRLKQGPVTFRFKAQLAAAGDSTKDPSKPWPDDRKLVDLGVLTIDKAVANSEEAQKKLLFLPGQLTDGIEQSDDPMVDVRNAAYAISFSRRNP from the coding sequence ATGATGAACCGCAACTTCGTCGCCGCGCTGGTCACGTTTGGCCTGGCCTTGCCCGCTGTCACCCGAGCGGAGGACGCGCCGGTCGAGGAGCAGATCGTCAACCAGATGAACAAGGTATTCGGCGTCCACGCTGGATTCCGTGCCAATCACGCCAAGGGGGTCGTGGCCGAGGGGAAGTTTAAGGCATCTCCGGAAGCTGCCGGCTTGAGCAAGGCCGTGCATTTCGGCGGCACCGACATCCCGGTGACGGTGCGGTTCTCGGACTCCACGGGAGTACCAAATCTGCCCGACGGATCGGATGACGCCAATCCGCATGGCATCTCGGTGAAATTTCACCTGCCCGACGGCAGCGACACGGATATCGTGATCAATTCGCTGAAATTCTTTCCCGTCGCGACCAGCGAGGCGTTTCGCGACCTGCTCGTCGCAATCGCGCAGAGCCCGCCGGACGCGGCCAAGCCGACGAAGTTTGAGCAGTTCGTGGCAAGCCACCCCACTGTCCCGGCTGCCTTCGCCACGGTCGCCACGCCGAACAGCTTTGCTAACGAGGCCTACTTCGGGATCAATGCGTTTGTGTTCGTCAACAAAGGTGGTCAGCGACAGGCCGTTCGCTACCAGATGATTCCCGAGAAGCTCGTGCACCTGGACAAGGCGGAGGCTGCGAAGATGACGCCGGACTTCCTGATGGAGGAGCTGCCCTCACGACTGAAGCAGGGGCCGGTGACCTTCCGGTTCAAGGCGCAACTCGCTGCCGCCGGCGACTCAACCAAGGACCCATCGAAGCCCTGGCCTGATGATCGCAAGCTGGTGGATCTTGGCGTGCTGACGATCGACAAAGCCGTGGCGAACAGTGAGGAGGCGCAAAAGAAGCTCCTGTTCCTGCCGGGCCAACTCACCGACGGGATCGAGCAGTCCGATGATCCAATGGTGGATGTCCGCAACGCCGCATATGCCATCTCGTTCTCGCGGCGCAATCCCTGA
- a CDS encoding ABC transporter substrate-binding protein, whose translation MRHSYVKLVYSTAITAALVAAISSSANAQKKYDPGASDTEIKVGNIMPYSGPASAYATIGKTEAAYFNKINSEGGINGRKINFVSYDDTYSPPKTVEQARKLVESDEVLLIFNPLGTPGNTAIQKYMNSKKVPQLFVSTGAAKWNDPKNFPWTMGWQPSYQVEARIYGKYILQNYPGKTVGVLYQNDDFGKDYVTGLKDGLGDQAGKLIVVEAAYETSSPTVDSQVVQIKGANPDIFVNIATPKFAAQAIKKVAELGWHPVQFLTNVSGSIGGVIKPAGFEASQGILSTAYLKDPKDSEWKNDASMNEWRSFMTKWYPEGDLDDSATVFGYGVAKGLEQVLRQCGDTLTRENVMKQAANLDFEIGIYITGTRIKTGPDDFAPIEQLQMMRFKGESWERFGPIMSGARGS comes from the coding sequence ATGCGTCATTCTTACGTCAAGCTTGTCTATTCGACCGCAATCACAGCGGCACTTGTTGCAGCGATCTCATCAAGCGCTAATGCTCAAAAGAAATACGACCCTGGCGCCTCGGACACTGAGATCAAGGTCGGCAACATTATGCCGTACTCTGGTCCTGCATCGGCCTATGCGACGATCGGAAAGACCGAAGCCGCCTATTTCAACAAGATTAACTCCGAAGGCGGCATCAACGGCCGCAAGATCAACTTCGTCTCCTATGATGATACGTACAGCCCGCCGAAGACCGTCGAGCAAGCCCGCAAGCTGGTAGAGAGCGATGAAGTGCTGCTGATCTTCAACCCCTTGGGCACGCCCGGTAACACCGCAATCCAGAAGTACATGAACTCCAAGAAGGTGCCGCAACTATTTGTCTCGACCGGAGCAGCCAAATGGAACGACCCGAAAAACTTCCCGTGGACTATGGGATGGCAGCCCAGTTACCAGGTCGAAGCTCGCATCTACGGCAAGTACATTCTGCAGAACTACCCCGGCAAGACTGTCGGTGTGCTTTATCAGAATGACGATTTTGGGAAAGACTACGTCACGGGCTTGAAGGATGGCCTCGGCGACCAAGCCGGCAAGCTTATCGTTGTCGAGGCAGCGTATGAGACGAGCTCGCCTACCGTCGATTCCCAGGTGGTGCAGATCAAGGGCGCAAACCCCGACATCTTCGTCAATATCGCAACCCCAAAGTTTGCCGCTCAAGCCATCAAGAAAGTAGCCGAACTAGGGTGGCATCCCGTGCAGTTCTTGACCAACGTCTCTGGCTCTATAGGCGGGGTCATCAAACCGGCGGGCTTCGAGGCCAGCCAAGGCATCCTGTCTACAGCATACCTCAAGGACCCCAAGGATTCAGAGTGGAAGAACGATGCATCGATGAACGAGTGGCGATCTTTCATGACAAAGTGGTACCCTGAAGGTGATCTCGATGACTCAGCAACCGTCTTTGGCTACGGTGTAGCTAAGGGCTTGGAGCAAGTCCTGCGTCAGTGCGGCGACACGCTGACCCGTGAGAATGTGATGAAGCAGGCAGCCAACCTCGATTTTGAGATTGGAATTTACATTACTGGCACACGCATCAAAACAGGCCCTGACGATTTCGCCCCGATCGAGCAGCTCCAGATGATGCGATTTAAGGGAGAAAGCTGGGAGAGATTTGGGCCGATCATGAGCGGTGCGCGAGGTTCCTGA
- a CDS encoding NYN domain-containing protein, translated as MVSASNRIALFIDGANLYATSRSLGFDLDYRRLLKEFEGRGTLVRAFYYTAVIEDQEYSSIRPLIDWLDYNGFMVVTKATKEFFDASGRRKVKGNMDIELAVDAMEMAERLDEMVLFTGDGNFRSLVEAVQRRGVRVTVVSTISIQPPMIADELRRQADVFVDLVELQARVGRNPPERPPPPDRGEPRLPHFMPRGSSTRRSGEGSSGS; from the coding sequence ATGGTCTCGGCATCTAACAGAATTGCCCTCTTCATAGACGGCGCTAACCTCTACGCCACCTCCAGAAGCTTGGGCTTCGATCTTGACTATAGACGGCTGTTGAAAGAGTTCGAAGGGCGCGGCACGTTGGTACGCGCGTTCTACTATACCGCCGTTATCGAGGATCAGGAGTACTCGTCGATCCGGCCGCTGATCGACTGGCTCGACTACAATGGCTTCATGGTGGTCACGAAGGCGACGAAGGAATTTTTCGACGCCTCAGGACGGCGCAAGGTCAAGGGCAACATGGACATCGAACTGGCGGTCGACGCCATGGAGATGGCCGAGCGTCTCGACGAGATGGTGCTGTTCACAGGCGACGGCAATTTCCGTTCGCTGGTCGAGGCGGTGCAGCGGCGGGGCGTGCGCGTGACAGTCGTGTCGACGATATCAATCCAGCCGCCGATGATCGCCGACGAACTCAGGCGGCAGGCCGATGTCTTTGTCGATCTCGTGGAGCTCCAAGCGAGGGTGGGGCGAAATCCCCCCGAGCGCCCGCCGCCACCCGACCGCGGAGAACCCCGCTTACCGCACTTCATGCCGCGCGGGAGCAGCACCCGGCGTTCCGGAGAAGGCTCGAGCGGTTCCTAA
- a CDS encoding Crp/Fnr family transcriptional regulator: MEHVYFITDGLVSVSAKVGENDYVEAWLIGSEGAVGALLLLTGQAHAPPHRRIVQVGGSALRLSAPDFLELANRLPTFRQVLHRYLAVVVVQTSQSGVCNAVHSLKQRLARWLLVACQSLDDHNLPLTHDVLSRLLGVRRASVTECLSDLEDQGVISTHRGHIEITNPDLLRQISCACFQMIHREYARQLTSVGPPA; encoded by the coding sequence TTGGAACATGTCTATTTTATTACGGACGGGCTGGTATCCGTGAGTGCGAAGGTCGGTGAGAACGACTATGTGGAGGCTTGGCTCATTGGCAGCGAAGGCGCTGTCGGTGCGCTTCTTCTCCTGACAGGCCAAGCTCACGCTCCACCGCACCGGCGGATCGTGCAGGTGGGCGGTTCGGCATTGCGGCTCTCCGCACCCGACTTCCTGGAGTTGGCCAACCGTCTTCCCACGTTCCGTCAGGTCCTTCACCGGTACCTTGCGGTGGTTGTGGTGCAGACGTCCCAATCTGGGGTATGCAATGCAGTCCATTCGCTCAAGCAGCGACTGGCTCGCTGGCTGCTGGTGGCCTGCCAAAGCTTGGATGATCACAACCTGCCGCTCACCCACGATGTCCTCAGCAGGTTACTTGGCGTGAGGCGCGCAAGCGTGACTGAATGCCTGAGCGACCTCGAGGATCAGGGCGTGATCAGCACTCATCGCGGGCACATCGAGATCACTAATCCTGACCTTCTTCGGCAGATCTCATGTGCTTGCTTCCAAATGATTCATCGCGAGTACGCCCGTCAGCTCACAAGCGTCGGTCCGCCGGCCTAG
- a CDS encoding cytochrome C oxidase subunit IV family protein yields the protein MTGNRSHPSSSSALWVKNGVIWVALLALLLLSMFLAYIPMGPITVASGVIVAVIKSSLVVVFFMELIQARALVRLAAVSGLIFLAAMFLLTFADVLTRTGKI from the coding sequence ATGACTGGAAATCGATCGCATCCAAGCAGTTCGTCAGCTCTGTGGGTCAAGAACGGGGTCATCTGGGTCGCACTTCTCGCTTTGCTCTTATTGAGCATGTTCCTGGCTTACATTCCTATGGGCCCTATCACCGTCGCGTCGGGAGTTATCGTTGCCGTCATCAAGTCGAGCTTGGTCGTGGTCTTTTTCATGGAGCTCATCCAAGCTCGCGCATTGGTCAGGCTTGCCGCCGTCTCCGGCTTGATCTTTCTCGCGGCCATGTTCTTGCTTACTTTTGCAGATGTGCTGACCAGGACAGGGAAGATCTAG
- a CDS encoding NYN domain-containing protein, with the protein MSHSPADKIALFIDGANLYATAKTLGFDIDYKRLLKEFQSRGTLLRAFYYTAIIEDQEYSSIRPLIDWLDYNGYTVVTKATKEFIDASGRRKVKGNMDIELAVNAMELAEHIDQMVLFSGDGDFRSLVEAVQRRGVRVTVISTIASQPPMIADELRRQADVFTDLVELQSKLGRDPSERPAQRDRGHVPKFLQEPKGNDPLD; encoded by the coding sequence ATGTCCCACTCACCTGCCGATAAGATCGCGCTGTTCATCGATGGAGCCAATCTCTACGCGACGGCAAAAACTCTGGGCTTCGATATCGATTACAAGCGCCTGCTGAAGGAGTTTCAGAGCCGCGGGACGCTGCTTAGGGCGTTCTACTACACCGCGATCATCGAGGATCAGGAGTACTCCTCGATCCGGCCGCTGATCGACTGGCTCGACTACAACGGCTACACCGTCGTCACCAAGGCGACCAAGGAGTTCATCGACGCCTCCGGCCGCCGCAAGGTGAAGGGCAACATGGACATCGAGCTCGCCGTGAACGCCATGGAGCTCGCTGAGCACATCGACCAGATGGTGCTGTTCTCCGGTGACGGCGATTTCCGCTCCCTTGTCGAGGCGGTGCAACGCCGCGGTGTGCGGGTCACCGTGATTTCCACGATCGCCAGCCAGCCGCCGATGATCGCCGACGAGCTGCGGCGCCAGGCGGACGTCTTCACCGACCTCGTCGAGCTGCAGTCAAAGCTCGGTCGCGACCCATCCGAACGTCCCGCCCAGCGCGACCGGGGACACGTCCCTAAATTCTTGCAAGAGCCGAAGGGAAACGATCCCCTCGACTAA
- the istB gene encoding IS21-like element helper ATPase IstB encodes MLTHPTLDRLNALGLHGMAKAFADIEATGEAASLGHTEWLALLLEREASLRHDKRLATRLRYAKLRQQACVEDIDYRTPRGLDRPLFAKLVEGRWIDDHVNLLICGPAGVGKSWLASALGHKACRDNRSVLYQRVPRLFDDLALARGDGRHPRLLRGLGRVDLLILDDWGLEPLDAGARHDLLEILEDRYGHRSTIVTSQLPVDQWHLLIGDPTYADAVLDRLVHNAHRLDLTGESLRRTRQSARKT; translated from the coding sequence TTGCTCACCCATCCGACCCTCGACCGCCTCAACGCCCTCGGCCTCCACGGCATGGCCAAGGCCTTCGCCGACATCGAAGCCACCGGTGAGGCCGCAAGCCTCGGTCACACCGAATGGCTTGCGCTGCTGCTCGAACGTGAAGCCTCGCTGCGGCACGACAAACGGCTCGCCACTCGCCTGCGCTACGCCAAGCTGCGCCAGCAGGCGTGCGTCGAGGACATCGACTACCGCACCCCGCGCGGTCTCGACCGCCCGCTGTTCGCTAAGCTTGTCGAGGGCCGCTGGATCGACGACCACGTCAATCTCCTGATCTGCGGCCCGGCCGGCGTTGGCAAGAGTTGGCTCGCCTCGGCGCTCGGCCACAAGGCCTGTCGCGACAATCGCTCCGTGCTCTATCAGCGCGTCCCGCGACTGTTCGACGATCTGGCGCTCGCCCGCGGCGACGGCCGCCATCCACGCCTGTTGCGCGGCCTTGGCCGTGTCGATCTGCTGATCCTCGATGATTGGGGACTCGAGCCGCTCGACGCCGGTGCCCGTCACGACCTCCTGGAAATCCTCGAAGATCGCTACGGTCATCGCTCCACCATCGTCACCAGCCAGCTCCCCGTGGACCAGTGGCATCTGCTCATTGGAGATCCCACCTATGCCGACGCCGTGCTCGATCGCCTCGTCCACAATGCCCATCGGCTCGACCTCACCGGTGAGAGCCTGCGCCGAACCCGGCAATCCGCCCGAAAGACCTGA
- a CDS encoding tRNA 5-methylaminomethyl-2-thiouridine synthase has protein sequence MISADAPTRIIVVPRYFFHIHNHRSFSDRDGEELPDDNAAWREALRTLKTLESNLDPGQQWRLSVRGPRGPLFEISIDTARLS, from the coding sequence ATGATATCTGCCGATGCGCCGACGAGGATCATCGTAGTGCCGCGATACTTCTTCCACATCCACAATCACAGATCCTTCAGCGACCGCGATGGAGAAGAGCTGCCGGACGATAACGCAGCGTGGCGCGAGGCGCTGCGGACCCTGAAGACGCTCGAAAGCAATCTGGACCCTGGGCAGCAGTGGCGCCTTTCCGTGCGCGGCCCTCGTGGCCCGCTGTTTGAGATCAGCATCGACACTGCACGCCTGAGCTGA
- a CDS encoding RNA polymerase sigma factor region1.1 domain-containing protein: MNARTTNGSQSRNGSLWNLAALGQLRGALTVDDIRKSLPIDRMSDEDVAATMAYLEEKGIEVLVDPKLLVGSPRPSPEARRHQPTVRLTKTDPPRTDGANWLASRPPEQPAWHGSSGHSSLPTAAVVLAGAVVCMLFAILLWVLR; the protein is encoded by the coding sequence ATGAACGCGCGCACAACAAACGGCTCTCAATCGCGAAATGGCTCGCTCTGGAATCTTGCGGCTCTAGGCCAACTCCGAGGCGCGCTTACTGTTGACGACATTCGCAAGTCGCTTCCGATCGATCGGATGAGCGATGAAGACGTCGCGGCAACAATGGCCTATCTTGAAGAAAAAGGCATTGAGGTCCTAGTGGACCCGAAATTGCTCGTTGGGTCCCCCAGGCCCTCCCCCGAAGCACGTCGCCATCAACCAACCGTGAGATTAACCAAGACGGACCCGCCGCGCACTGATGGCGCGAATTGGCTCGCGAGCCGTCCGCCGGAGCAGCCGGCTTGGCATGGATCTTCCGGGCACTCCAGCTTACCGACGGCAGCTGTTGTGTTGGCAGGTGCGGTGGTTTGCATGTTATTCGCCATCCTGCTCTGGGTGTTGCGGTGA
- a CDS encoding ZIP family metal transporter, whose amino-acid sequence MAYDLLEDGYEEGGLLPILAGALIGSLAYALADHIVSKRGGHHRKQSGDQQQQAGTGAGMAIAVGSLLDGIPESVVLGLTLLSGKGVSIAMLAAIFLSNFPEGLSSAVGMRKAGRSAKYIFGLWITIAVLSGLSSLCGAAFLAGASPKLTATVNAIAAGALLTMVVNTMIPEAFEVEQKITGVLVVVGLLVAFVLSNASG is encoded by the coding sequence GTGGCGTACGATCTGCTCGAAGATGGCTATGAGGAAGGCGGACTATTGCCGATCCTTGCCGGTGCCCTCATCGGCTCACTGGCATATGCGCTCGCCGATCACATCGTTTCGAAACGCGGCGGGCATCACCGGAAGCAGTCGGGCGATCAACAGCAGCAAGCCGGAACGGGGGCCGGTATGGCGATCGCGGTTGGCTCGCTCCTGGACGGAATACCCGAAAGCGTCGTTCTCGGCCTCACGCTTTTGAGTGGAAAAGGCGTAAGCATCGCCATGCTCGCCGCGATCTTCCTCTCAAACTTTCCGGAGGGGCTCTCGAGCGCGGTCGGAATGCGCAAGGCGGGCCGCAGCGCGAAGTACATTTTCGGGCTGTGGATCACGATCGCCGTATTGTCCGGTCTGAGTTCGCTCTGCGGAGCAGCGTTTTTGGCCGGGGCCTCGCCAAAGCTGACTGCGACGGTGAACGCGATAGCGGCCGGCGCGCTCCTCACTATGGTCGTGAATACCATGATCCCAGAGGCCTTCGAGGTTGAGCAGAAGATTACCGGAGTGCTTGTGGTGGTCGGGCTTTTAGTTGCATTTGTTTTGTCAAACGCAAGTGGATGA